From the genome of Argentina anserina chromosome 4, drPotAnse1.1, whole genome shotgun sequence, one region includes:
- the LOC126791859 gene encoding kaempferol 3-O-beta-D-galactosyltransferase-like, with translation MSHKSAGTGPQHVAVLVFPFTSHPASILRFVRSISTLAPDMQFTFFNISRSNSSLFLGSCNMGFGNIKPYNVWDGLPDGYTPPSSGNPLLEQIKLFLDNALGSFEKAIKEVEAATGHKFDCLISDAFLWFSGDIAEKMHVSWVTFWISEQRSMLLHIETDLIKEKLQGQEEDKTLGFLPGFSDDFRASDIQKEIALGDAVESPLGKMLYKMGQKLPQATAVVINSFEMMDLKGSEELKKRLKRLVLVGPQHLIRPVQTENDDDEEEEEEAEDGCLQWLDKQKPASVAYISFGTVGALPPMEVGALAEALEEGGFPFIWSFRGNQEHFPQGFIERTNKLSLGKVVPWVKQEKILNHSSVGVNVTHCGWNSILESITGGVPIIGRPCFAEQFLLMRSVEIVWKIGVRIEGGVFSKTGAVKALEQALSLEQGKETRQRIEILKQLAQEAVAPNGRSAEDLKALVDIIKS, from the exons ATGAGCCACAAAAGTGCTGGTACTGGTCCTCAACATGTTGCAGTCTTAGTATTTCCATTCACTTCTCATCCCGCCTCTATTCTCCGATTTGTACGTTCCATTTCAACTCTGGCCCCCGATATGCAGTTCACCTTCTTCAACATATCTAGATCAAATAGCTCCCTCTTCCTGGGTTCCTGCAACATGGGATTTGGTAATATAAAGCCTTACAACGTATGGGATGGTTTGCCAGATGGCTACACACCCCCTTCATCCGGAAATCCTCTGCTTGAGCAAATTAAGTTGTTCCTTGACAATGCACTTGGTAGCTTCGAGAAGGCAATCAAAGAGGTGGAGGCAGCAACAGGACACAAGTTCGACTGTTTGATTTCGGATGCTTTTCTCTGGTTTTCTGGTGACATAGCCGAGAAAATGCATGTTTCTTGGGTGACCTTTTGGATTTCTGAACAACGTTCAATGCTTCTTCATATTGAGACTGATCTAATTAAAGAGAAACTGCAAG gacAAGAGGAAGACAAAACTTTAGGCTTTCTACCAGGATTCTCAGATGATTTCCGAGCATCGGACATACAGAAGGAAATTGCACTTGGAGATGCCGTAGAATCGCCGCTTGGAAAAATGTTGTATAAAATGGGACAGAAGCTGCCACAAGCAACTGCGGTTGTGATTAACTCGTTTGAAATGATGGACTTGAAAGGTTCTGAGGAATTGAAGAAACGACTCAAGAGGTTGGTCCTTGTTGGGCCACAACATCTTATACGGCCAGTACAAAcagaaaatgatgatgatgaggaggaggaagaggaggcgGAGGATGGCTGCTTACAGTGGTTGGATAAGCAGAAGCCTGCTTCGGTAGCATACATCAGCTTTGGAACTGTTGGGGCACTGCCTCCCATGGAGGTAGGAGCATTAGCTGAGGCATTAGAGGAAGGTGGATTCCCCTTCATTTGGTCATTCCGGGGAAATCAAGAGCACTTTCCACAAGGATTTattgaaagaacaaacaagTTATCGCTAGGAAAAGTAGTTCCATGGGTGAAGCAAGAGAAAATCCTCAATCATAGCTCGGTTGGAGTGAATGTAACACATTGCGGTTGGAACTCAATTTTGGAGAGTATAACTGGTGGTGTGCCCATAATTGGGAGGCCTTGCTTTGCTGAGCAATTTCTACTTATGCGGAGTGTAGAAATTGTATGGAAGATCGGTGTGAGGATTGAGGGAGGCGTTTTCAGTAAAACGGGAGCAGTCAAGGCATTGGAACAAGCTTTATCGCTTGAGCAAGGAAAAGAAACGAGACAGAGAATTGAAATCCTTAAACAACTTGCTCAAGAGGCTGTTGCACCAAATGGGCGGTCAGCTGAAGACTTAAAAGCTTTGGTAGATATCATCAAATCTTGA
- the LOC126790993 gene encoding flavonoid 3-O-glucosyltransferase-like — translation MSHSLASPNLPAHVAVLNFPFASHPSSLLGFIRTVSAVSPGIKFTFFSTSKKNSSLFSGSDVKGLDNIKPYNVWDGLPEGYVPRPGPPLKQIEMFLEKAPQSFDRALKEVEAETGHKFGCLISDAFLWFSGDIAEKMNVPWVTTWSGPRPLLVHLETDMIREKVGAPGQEDMTLDFLPGFSNEFRASDLQKEVVFGNMESPFTNMLHIMGQKLPQATAVAVNSFETMDLKVAAELKKRLKKLLFVGPLHQVRPVPSAKSDDHEEEKDACLPWLDNHKPASVAYISFGSVGALPHTEVVALAEALEEGGFPFLWSFRGNLEDFPKGFTLRQIYTQRWKWCSSLPKYIRATDNWTRRKNETCGSLNTFGRRLL, via the exons ATGAGCCACAGCCTTGCTAGCCCTAATCTTCCGGCTCATGTGGCAGTTTTAAACTTTCCATTCGCCTCCCATCCCAGCTCTCTTCTCGGATTCATACGCACCGTTTCGGCCGTGTCCCCGGGAATAAAGTTCACCTTCTTCAGCACATCTAAAAAAAACAGCTCCCTCTTCTCCGGTTCCGACGTAAAGGGCTTGGATAACATAAAGCCTTACAATGTATGGGACGGCTTGCCGGAGGGCTACGTGCCCCGCCCGGGACCTCCACTGAAGCAAATAGAGATGTTCCTTGAGAAGGCACCCCAAAGCTTCGACAGGGCACTCAAAGAAGTGGAGGCTGAAACTGGACACAAGTTCGGCTGCTTAATTTCCGATGCATTCCTCTGGTTTTCCGGCGACATCGCCGAGAAAATGAACGTGCCGTGGGTGACTACATGGAGTGGACCGCGTCCGCTGCTTGTTCATCTGGAGACTGATATGATCAGAGAAAAAGTTGGAGCTCCTG GGCAAGAAGACATGACCCTGGACTTCCTTCCAGGATTCTCAAATGAATTCCGTGCCTCTGATTTACAAAAGGAAGTTGTATTTGGAAACATGGAGTCGCCATTTACGAATATGTTGCATATAATGGGTCAGAAGCTGCCACAAGCAACTGCAGTTGCTGTCAACTCTTTTGAAACAATGGACTTGAAAGTTGCTGCGGAGCTGAAGAAAAGACTGAAGAAGTTGCTCTTTGTTGGACCGCTACATCAAGTCCGGCCGGTGCCGTCAGCAAAATCAGATGATCATGAGGAGGAGAAGGATGCATGCTTGCCGTGGCTGGACAACCACAAGCCTGCATCGGTAGCATACATCAgctttggaagtgtgggagcaCTTCCCCACACCGAGGTAGTAGCTTTAGCCGAGGCATTAGAGGAAGGGGGATTCCCATTTCTTTGGTCATTTAGAGGGAACCTAGAGGACTTTCCCAAAGGTTTTACACTACGCCAGATTTACACTCAGCGATGGAAATGGTGTTCTTCGTTGCCTAAATATATTCGGGCGACGGATAACTGGACTCGTCGCAAGAACGAAACATGTGGTAGCCTCAATACTTTCGGGCGACGACTTTTATGA